From a single Vibrio tubiashii genomic region:
- the gluQRS gene encoding tRNA glutamyl-Q(34) synthetase GluQRS — MSYIGRFAPSPSGPLHFGSLIAALGSYFQAKANHGQWLVRIEDLDPPREMPGAASLILQTLEAYRLFWDGEVVYQSQRHDLYQAQIERWLASGQAYYCQCTRKQIKALGGFYSGTCRDLGLTNHQQCAIRLRMTKPVYEFEDKRHGTLHIPNALADEDFIIKRRDGLFAYNLAVVLDDIEQGITEVVRGADLIEPTGRQISLYQMLNKAPVGYLHLPLALDTNGQKLSKQNHAKAIDNENPKPALLDAMTFLGFDIKEEIRHSSLDEIIEWGVQNWHLTQLPSSTEITPLFSNRSL, encoded by the coding sequence ATGAGTTATATTGGTCGCTTCGCTCCATCTCCATCCGGCCCACTGCATTTTGGCTCCTTGATTGCCGCTTTAGGCAGTTATTTCCAAGCGAAAGCAAATCATGGTCAATGGTTAGTCAGAATTGAAGACTTAGATCCACCACGCGAAATGCCCGGTGCTGCTAGTTTAATTTTACAAACCTTAGAAGCATACCGTCTGTTTTGGGATGGCGAGGTGGTTTACCAAAGTCAACGACACGACTTATACCAAGCGCAAATTGAGCGTTGGTTAGCAAGCGGACAAGCATATTACTGCCAGTGCACACGCAAGCAAATTAAAGCGCTTGGTGGTTTCTACTCGGGCACTTGCCGTGACCTTGGCCTCACCAATCATCAGCAGTGCGCAATTCGATTACGCATGACCAAACCGGTTTATGAGTTTGAAGATAAGCGTCATGGCACTTTGCACATCCCAAACGCCTTGGCAGATGAAGATTTTATTATAAAGCGCCGCGACGGGTTATTTGCCTATAACCTTGCAGTAGTATTGGATGATATCGAGCAGGGAATTACTGAAGTAGTGCGCGGGGCAGATTTGATTGAGCCGACTGGCAGACAAATCAGTCTTTATCAAATGCTAAACAAAGCCCCTGTAGGCTATTTACATCTTCCGTTAGCACTTGATACAAATGGTCAGAAGTTATCCAAACAGAACCATGCGAAAGCGATTGATAACGAAAACCCGAAACCTGCATTGCTTGATGCGATGACATTCTTAGGGTTTGATATTAAGGAAGAAATTCGACATTCGAGCCTAGATGAAATCATTGAGTGGGGGGTACAAAATTGGCACCTAACTCAGCTGCCTTCATCGACTGAGATCACGCCATTATTCTCAAACCGCTCGCTGTAG
- the dksA gene encoding RNA polymerase-binding protein DksA — MPDSKKKALGILAIAGVEPYQEKAGEEYMSPEQLAHFTKILSAWRNQLREEVDRTVHHMQDEAANFPDPVDRASQEEEFSLELRNRDRERRLIKKIEKTLNKIEEDDFGFCESCGIEIGIRRLEARPTADLCIDCKTLAEIKEKQMQG, encoded by the coding sequence ATGCCAGACTCAAAGAAAAAAGCGCTAGGCATCCTAGCCATTGCAGGGGTTGAGCCATACCAAGAAAAAGCAGGTGAAGAATACATGTCACCTGAGCAGTTGGCTCATTTTACAAAAATTCTATCAGCTTGGCGCAACCAGCTCAGGGAAGAAGTTGACCGCACTGTACACCACATGCAGGACGAGGCAGCAAATTTCCCAGATCCAGTTGACCGTGCTTCTCAAGAAGAAGAATTCAGCTTAGAGCTACGCAACCGTGACCGTGAGCGTCGTCTGATTAAGAAAATCGAAAAGACGCTTAACAAGATTGAAGAAGACGATTTTGGCTTCTGTGAATCTTGTGGTATCGAGATCGGTATTCGTCGCCTAGAAGCTCGTCCAACCGCTGACCTTTGTATTGACTGTAAGACTCTTGCAGAAATCAAAGAGAAGCAAATGCAGGGTTAA
- the sfsA gene encoding DNA/RNA nuclease SfsA, which produces MKFEPSLESATLIKRYKRFLADITLPDGSERTIHCANTGAMTGCATPGNKVWYSTSDNPKRKYPNSWELSETSQGHRICINTARANQLAVEAIETGVISELQGYDQLQTEVKYGNENSRIDILLKSENQPKCYIEVKSVTLLDEDLQGQGYFPDAVTTRGQKHLRELTEMVHSGSRAVLLFTVLHSGIEKVAPALHIDAKYSQLLKYAQEQGVEVLCYKAELSSDEIKLVKSLEFSH; this is translated from the coding sequence ATGAAGTTTGAACCATCATTAGAATCAGCCACATTAATCAAACGCTATAAGCGCTTTCTCGCCGACATTACATTACCGGATGGCAGTGAGCGCACTATCCACTGTGCCAATACAGGCGCAATGACAGGCTGCGCAACACCAGGAAACAAAGTTTGGTACTCAACGTCGGATAACCCTAAGCGTAAGTACCCGAATAGCTGGGAATTATCGGAGACCAGTCAAGGTCATCGCATCTGCATAAATACCGCACGCGCGAACCAGTTAGCTGTGGAAGCCATAGAAACAGGTGTGATTAGTGAGCTGCAAGGTTATGACCAACTTCAAACTGAAGTGAAGTATGGCAATGAAAATAGCCGGATTGATATCTTGCTCAAATCAGAAAATCAACCAAAATGCTATATAGAGGTTAAAAGCGTCACCTTATTGGATGAGGATTTACAAGGCCAAGGGTATTTCCCAGATGCAGTCACTACTCGTGGACAAAAGCACCTGAGAGAGCTCACAGAAATGGTGCATTCTGGAAGCAGAGCAGTACTTTTATTCACTGTTTTACATTCAGGGATTGAAAAAGTCGCTCCAGCACTCCATATAGACGCCAAATATTCACAATTACTGAAATACGCTCAAGAACAAGGGGTGGAAGTACTGTGCTACAAGGCAGAGCTTTCAAGCGATGAGATTAAACTGGTCAAGTCACTCGAATTTAGCCATTAA
- the hrpB gene encoding ATP-dependent helicase HrpB, giving the protein MSQLPIQGVMPELISGVRNNSQLILKAAPGAGKSTHFPLQLIKQSVVKGKIIMLEPRRLAARNIARYLADQLGEKVGQRVGYRVRGENKTSQQTQLEVVTEGILTRMIQSDPELTGVDLVIFDEFHERSIHADTALAFCLEIQEALRDDLKLVVMSATLDQLALSQLLPDVEYVESQGRSFPVEHRYVPAKPNERLEDQMAKQITSLIDNESGSLLAFLPGVAAIKRVEERLQHLASDVQICPLYGQLDFAQQQAAIQPAKNGERKVVLATNIAETSLTIEGTRLVIDSGYERVAKFDLKSGVTRLEQTRIAQSSAEQRSGRAGRLEPGICVRLYSEGQLNQQPYVPSPEILHSDLSNLVLELAQWGAQTPAELSWLDVPPESAINQARALLVQLGLLDRKGQLTEAGKLAAKLGLEPRACAMLAKANHSSQTAAAIIALLEEPERNTLDFMHSVHRLKLGKHSKQKMVIERARTIAKRIGSDFSLTNVDESSVACLLALAFPDRIAQARSNQLGRFLLANGHGAQIEDSQRLAACDYIVVIDLMRGQSESSQIFSALELDLAALQQRSPELFTLIELVDWDEQKGRLIAECQTKLGRLIIGRKTLPEPPREKMTQALLNFVQRKGLSVLNWTPQSVELLERMRCGQEWLPEQEWPQLDEAGLLNHLSDWLEPYLNGVGSVKALAKVDLSAALLAYLGWPLNQEIDKWLPTHYQVPTGSKKKIRYQQGQDPVLSVRMQEVFGEQASPEIAQGRKRLVLELLSPAQRPLQVTRDLASFWRGAYKDVQKEMKGRYPKHVWPDDPTNHVATTKTKRQLNS; this is encoded by the coding sequence TTGTCACAATTGCCTATTCAGGGCGTGATGCCAGAGCTCATCTCTGGTGTACGCAACAATTCACAGCTCATTCTCAAAGCAGCCCCAGGTGCGGGTAAATCAACCCATTTCCCACTGCAATTGATTAAGCAAAGTGTGGTCAAAGGCAAGATTATTATGCTGGAGCCGAGGCGACTCGCCGCGCGTAATATTGCCCGTTACCTTGCCGATCAGCTTGGAGAGAAGGTTGGACAGCGAGTGGGTTATCGTGTTCGTGGAGAAAACAAAACCAGTCAGCAGACCCAGTTGGAAGTGGTGACCGAAGGTATTCTGACTCGCATGATTCAATCCGATCCGGAATTGACTGGCGTCGATCTGGTGATCTTTGATGAGTTTCATGAACGCAGTATTCATGCTGATACCGCGCTCGCGTTTTGTTTGGAGATCCAAGAAGCGCTACGCGATGACCTTAAATTAGTGGTGATGTCAGCGACATTAGATCAACTCGCGCTATCTCAATTGTTGCCTGACGTTGAATACGTTGAATCTCAAGGTCGAAGCTTCCCCGTCGAGCACCGATATGTCCCAGCTAAGCCAAATGAACGCTTAGAAGATCAGATGGCGAAGCAGATCACTTCGCTGATAGACAACGAATCCGGTTCTTTATTGGCCTTTCTGCCGGGCGTGGCGGCCATCAAACGTGTTGAAGAGCGGTTGCAACATCTCGCGAGTGATGTTCAGATTTGCCCTCTTTATGGGCAGCTCGACTTTGCGCAGCAACAAGCCGCAATCCAACCGGCTAAAAATGGCGAGAGAAAGGTTGTATTGGCCACCAATATTGCAGAAACCTCGCTGACCATTGAAGGAACTAGACTAGTTATTGACTCAGGTTATGAGCGTGTAGCGAAGTTTGATCTGAAAAGTGGTGTCACTCGCTTAGAACAAACTCGAATTGCTCAGTCATCGGCAGAGCAAAGATCGGGGCGTGCAGGGCGTTTAGAGCCGGGTATTTGTGTGCGCTTGTATTCTGAAGGACAGCTCAATCAGCAGCCTTATGTGCCTTCACCGGAAATACTGCATTCAGATTTGTCCAATTTGGTATTGGAGCTTGCTCAGTGGGGAGCACAAACGCCTGCTGAATTAAGCTGGCTAGATGTACCGCCTGAAAGTGCGATAAACCAAGCCAGAGCCTTGCTTGTGCAGCTTGGGCTATTGGACAGAAAAGGTCAGTTAACTGAAGCCGGTAAACTGGCCGCGAAGCTGGGATTAGAGCCTAGAGCTTGCGCTATGCTTGCCAAAGCAAATCACTCAAGCCAAACCGCTGCGGCAATTATCGCTCTTTTGGAAGAGCCTGAACGCAACACATTGGATTTTATGCACAGCGTGCACCGCTTAAAGCTGGGTAAACACAGCAAACAAAAAATGGTGATTGAGCGCGCACGAACCATTGCCAAGCGCATCGGTAGCGATTTCTCACTGACTAACGTTGACGAGTCATCCGTTGCCTGTTTGTTGGCGCTTGCTTTCCCTGATCGAATTGCTCAGGCTCGTAGTAATCAGCTAGGACGTTTCTTACTCGCCAATGGACATGGTGCACAGATAGAAGACAGTCAAAGACTCGCTGCTTGTGATTATATTGTCGTGATTGACTTGATGCGCGGTCAATCGGAATCCTCACAAATATTTTCTGCCTTGGAACTTGACCTCGCGGCGTTGCAGCAGCGTTCTCCAGAGCTGTTTACATTAATAGAATTGGTTGATTGGGATGAACAAAAAGGTCGTCTGATTGCTGAATGTCAGACTAAACTCGGCCGCTTAATTATTGGGCGAAAAACGCTTCCTGAACCGCCACGCGAAAAAATGACGCAAGCTTTACTTAATTTCGTTCAACGTAAAGGGCTTTCAGTATTAAATTGGACACCGCAAAGCGTTGAGCTTTTAGAGCGTATGCGCTGCGGACAGGAATGGTTGCCGGAACAAGAGTGGCCTCAGTTAGATGAAGCAGGCTTATTGAACCACTTATCTGATTGGTTAGAGCCTTACCTAAATGGTGTGGGTTCGGTGAAGGCATTGGCAAAGGTGGATTTAAGCGCGGCGCTTTTGGCTTATCTAGGTTGGCCACTAAATCAAGAGATAGACAAGTGGCTGCCAACACATTACCAAGTGCCAACGGGCAGCAAAAAGAAAATTCGCTATCAGCAAGGGCAGGATCCAGTCTTGTCGGTGCGCATGCAGGAAGTGTTTGGAGAACAGGCTTCGCCTGAAATTGCTCAGGGTAGGAAGCGTTTGGTAT